The genome window AGGGTACAAGTGAAGTTCCCTTGAGAACAAAATGTGAAATTGATATAGTCTTATTTGATCAGCTTAAGGAAGGCAGTGAAAAAACTGACATAGAGAAAAGGTACAAGAGTTTTCTACTTAGATGTAAGAGTGAAAAGATAATCCTTTTTGACAATCTTGAGGGCTCTGAATCCCAGCCTCCAGAGAATGTTGTCAATGAAGAAGCAAATAATGTTTACAGCAATGTTGTTTTAGGTGGAACATTTGACTGTATTCATGATGGTCATAAGATACTTTTATCTGAAGCACTTTTAAGGTGCACTAAGAGACTGACCGTAGGAGTAGCAGATGGTCccttacttaaaaataaaaccttgaagGAATTAATAGAGCCTTGTGAAGTTCGAATAAACAATGTTAAGGATTTACTTAATGATTTAGATCCAAGTGTAGAGTACAGTATAGTACAAATCCTTGATCCAATGGGTCCAGCTGGATGGGATAAAAGTTTGGAAATGATTGTTGTAAGTGAAGAAACAAAGAAGGGCATAACACTTATCAATAATGCTCGCCAGGAGAGTGGCCTTAACCTATTGGATGGATATATCATTTGTTTGGTTAATGATAAATGTAGAGCAAGTGAtgaagaggaaatgaaattaaGTGCCAGTTCTATGAGAATGCGATTACTGGGAACTATACTGAAGCCAGTTGAAAGCAATTATGCAATTCCACATTCTCCTTATGTTATTGGTCTCACAGGAGGTTCAGCAAGTGGCAAGTCAAGTGTTGCCAAGAGGTTTGCAAAGTTAGGAGCAGGTGTTGTTGACTGTGATAAACTTGGTCATGAAGCATATTTGAAAGGATCTAAGTGTTATAAGGATTTAATTGAAGCCTACGGTAGTGAAGTAGTAGGCAAAGATGGTCAGATTGATCGTAGAGTGCTTGGGTCTAAagtttttaatgataaaagtGCTCTGGAGCAATTAAATAGTATAGTCTGGCCAGAAATTGCACGCCTTGCAAAGGAACGCATAGATACCTTCTCCAGAGAGGGTATCAAAGTTGTAATATTGGATGCAGCAGTTCTTTTGGAAGCTGACTGGGACAAGTTTTGCCATCAGGTAAGataatattcagtattaaaacTAGGCAACTTGTTAGAAAAGTGCTACATTAATCAAGTTAATTAGGtagtattgcaatacactccctgaacacctgaattagcccttgTCACTGACCAGCCTGGAATATATCCCCACAAATTATCCCATTAGGTGGGTATTTAACTGCCAGCgctaccaatgctgcaggtaaaatttgtctactgagttacctgtgttaccgttggcaacgctgctgtAGGGACCGGCCGCCAGCGGCCTGACTCCTCCATTGTTTTCAGTTCATGGTGCTGTAAGAAAGGTTCATGCAACCTGCGATCTTTTGTTCGTAGCCCAACCCCCACGTATATATCTTGGCTTTGGATTCTGGAGTACAACTTTGGCATTGTAGTACGACTAcgcttctgatttttttttatttggttatggTTGATTGATTGGAACTTCTCATAATATTGACCCTGATCAGATTGGACTGAATATGGACAAACTACATGAAAAAACACCATCATCCAATGTCTCCACGCCTCCTTTACCTGCTGCATCTTCCGAGCAAGTGACTGGGGTAGATGTCAGCGCTCATCGGTCCAGCTCTACATGCAAGTGGAGGATGAGCACCCTCAAGTATGACTGACATTCTTTATGTATTGCttgtaggaaggttcagtgcaGCATTAGACGGAGGAGTGAGGAGTGTGGAGACTGGTTGTTAGATCAAATGGAGGATTATTTAAAGCATAGGAAATCTCTAGCTTCTAAGAGCAAACATAAGACGAGTGTAGATACACAAGCTATAGATAAACAAGCACTAGAGTCAGAGCTGTTTAGGAAATTAGAAGACAGACTGTCATCCAGCATGTGAAACTTATTTGCTAATTGTATGGATAGCTAGCTGAGAACAAGGATAGTGGTAGTAATAATAGTGTAAGGGTTGATACTAATCGGTCTGTTTTCAGCCCCCCcatgcctgttccagaaccagccttAACAGGTGGCCGGGGTCAATGGATACCCACAAGCCTCAAAGGTAGGATCTGCCGGCCATCCTGGCGCAGAGCAGGCTGTGTTGGCagcagatccccccccccccccccctttcccctttccccgaGGTAGTAAGTTCTGAAGTGTTAGGTCTAGCTCAGGCACAGACAAGTAGGGATAGCAATTTAGGTGGCGTACAGGAAAATAAGCTGAAGGGTCAGGTTTCTTCAGGTTCTTAGCATGATGGGTTCATCTTTTGATCCTTTGGAAGTTTTATTTCCTGCTTCTAAGTCCCTTCATCAGAAGGCATCTAAGCTGGTAGGAGGTGATGTAGATGTAGTTTTGGTTTCGGTGTCGGGTGCGGAGAATCTAGGTAATACTCCTTCTTCTCTGAACAATGGGAAATTTGGAGGGATCTGTTGGTGGTGGTATTTCGGATGATCTAAATTTAAATTTAGCCGATTATAATGCAAATTTGCTAGGGTTGTTTCAAGGATATAGGTTACTGGTGAGACAATGTTTTCATTTCAGGTTTGCTAATGTTCTTGAACATGTTCTTAAGAACTTTCCTGAGTTTAAACAATGAAGGTGTATCAAGATTATCAGGGGTGATTGAGTCTGTCTATTTTTCTTCTCTAAAAACTATGGCTTCGTCTTCTGCTTCATCTTCTGTGACCGATTCTTCTCTTCCAACTTTGCATGCCAGAACTTCTAAGTTCCTTTCTTCAGAGTTGATATTAGGCTCTTTGCTTGCGCAGCCCCTTGCTTTGTCAGCTTCCGAAGCTCCTTCCATGGGGCAAGCAAGTTTGCAGGCGTATAACGtacaattgttccgatacgtaatacaaaccctcggtcctttaacaataggaaggtaactagcggcagctgggacggtcgtaagcttcgaacaaggggagaaacggtagttaactgcttgtccgatcgtgcgcgcggcgGTGAAGAacccacttttgctttcggccgtggtggtgacaggacgtgttcgtcatcgctctgcccgctatttgaATTTTCGTCGTGTGCCTtttggatgtttacaatttcttctgactggttttgTTTGTGTCTTGatttgaaattgtaagtactcttttttcattttttcattgaaagtgaatttaattatggatcaagaagagctttcgccgcgccacCAGCTGCCCGTAtagtgtcccgggctggaggggcgtaaatgcggcggatttcgcTCTTATCCAGACATTGATCCACATGAATTGtgttatcggtgtcgggggcgagaatgctcccgagccgaaccttgtaatgtgtgtgtgaattggtccgaggcgcagtgggtgctgtacgagggtaggaagaggcgtagaccgaccaaggagtcgtcggaaagctctccagcgactcctttggtgacagatacctcgtcatccttcctgcctccagctcagcccccacgatttgcgccttcccctgcgggggggtttcggagtccttctcctcactcgatccgtcgagtgtggaggagggcgcccgatacccggatgttcaattgtactcgggtcttccgtccgctctgggtggggttcgtcctcccccggTCGcgcgagggtgcccctctaactgacccgactgtttcctccctcaggtgtgccttctgtgagtgacgaccttggacaggtgtgggcgtcgtttgggactgcagggcgcccctagtatccagggcttgattcaacgtctggcggggtcggcagttgtaACTCATGTGTAGTCACAACAACGACAAATACAATGtccacaccagcgtacgccgcccctcctcatgtagTTTGTATgcaacacattgcgtcggtgacacccacggcatCAATCCAGaagccgattgctgccgtacctaagaggggcgtgccgccgccacctggatTTTATGTTGCTGCCGACTCCCGACTTTTCGCTGtcccaaaagttcgcccctggatctgccgcccgtcccaatgatgagtttggctgtatcggagatgcctgtgacgccggactatgctgccgtacctgcagctaatgttgctggcccagccgcttgcgccgctcctacgaagcgcgcaGTGCGGGACGCTCGTGACCGATGTTGCTGCTGGAGCTGGTCCTTGCTGGTGcttggtcctgctggtgctggtccttgCTTGCtggctggtcctgctgctgctggtcctgatggtgctggtcctgctgttgatgtccctgccgctcctgccgtgaacctgcccctgcccacgtccgcgtctcgtcatggaggtgctgcaccggtctcaggtccttccggacaggatcagtcggggcgtgttgctttggcaattggcccgacttttccgtggatggaagacctgacgtccgtcctgagagagctgacgaagaagaagaagaagaagaggaaggtgtcgtcgtcgtcttcatcgtcttcttcgtcgtctgttgccgcctctccccttcgacttctaaggcttccaagccgaagaagaagaaggctgcctcctccccccctaagaaggctcctgcgggaccttcgaagggcccgtctcgctctggcgtgacgggggtgctttccttctgctggtcctcctgttccctcgggaacagggtccgtctcttcttctgagaagaagaagaagacggggaccaggatgtgctggctactgctggtacatccgcgcctggtcatggtagcactgctgctaagccaggtaccggctcgacttctcgttcgcgagaaggtccgagtgtacggtctccttcgggcgaccgtgcagctaaagtcaagacgcctgagctcgctcaccgtcatgaccgaggcacggagcagaagactgtcgagaatcgcgcaagtgactctcgccaggccagcggccgctctcgtagcgaccagccggtacctcgggtctgacgtgacggtctctgaccggccacgggttgaggctgggaagaggtcccctcgaccaacggcaccagcttcggctggtaccagcggttttgacgtgccgtgaggacgctcaccggcgtctcaccgcgaaagcgagctctgcagatcacctgaccgtcgctcccacagggaccgacggagacggtggccagcagcagcttgTCTGACGCACGGGTATCGGGGTTCGACGtactcagtcgagccgctcgccacaggtgagcggcacggccagagGCCTGCAGAtagatccccaccgcgggttggtgatcggcctgcagccccccacgtacgctggtcctgccagcgagcggggggggtgggggagcgtcaggtctgtctctcctataccttcaacttcctcgggctacaccggaagagcgaggtatctaggagtgatcgtgagaggtgcgccgctcacgatcccgtcacgatgccgcacgcaccaggcatggtcttaggaccacctccaggtcgtacgcgcaagtggctggaggcgaccgtcaggggtctgttgctgttcctccttctgaaggaggagggtctcgagagctgctcctgttggagggactggacggtcctactcctcaggacgctgtgactcccgagatccagaggaactttgcccaggttattgcgctgattcgtcagcacaacgacctgggggaaggatcgccgctaccaccatctgagcccacgtcccggctcgagtcattttggggcctgaagagggaacccaaaatgacggtgggactgccgcgatcggagcttgcagactcagtccttgaccaggtggagaatttcgtctcaggacgagagactcacttaagtcaggacggtcttccaagctacttcctcctcctctgcagcgacagcggaagtttctacgtgccatcagggttggatccaataccgcccaaacaggttaacccggagctagctaggctaactccaggtgtgtccctgcagcagctcctgtcggagaacttgtggttctcgcagcaggaggcactgggcctggaagctaccgctatggcggctttccaggcagtctcttggttggatctgtggtccctcacagtatccaaggtcgcggccgactccgGGGGTGCTGCCCTCGAAGaagaccccgacttcaggagactgtgccagtctggaggtagggccatctcctacctcgcccatcagacggcaaacctgtgggccaacttggttccttcctccgtcgtagggacgctgtccttacacgagtaccgccaagggggccgggcgtgaggcggtaaatggactccgtaacggaccaatgaagagttcctccgctctctttcccgggagagatggtggacgctgcggtggaaagacggcgcactgatgacagtgaccgtctggttcaccaggcagttacgaaggtttctgggcaacctcgtacaactgcggctaagcctaagagtttagctagcgcttccaaatccggctgctaagacggctgctccatcgaagccccgaggaaagactcttcctgcttcaacttctggtaaaggaggctgtaaccagccctcctctcAGCCCTCctttttccccgaggaggtgctggaagaagtcgaagcgaggtgggaaacgctagggacggcgttccccctcaccagctgccggaagtgggggggtgcctagcgagccattgggcaacttggcagcgctacggtgccgagacctggatagtagacgtccttcggagggatatctactacccttcgaatctcgaccacccccccctcacctccaacccggtccatcttcagacttaTGTGCttgggatcctcaaaggacgacgctcttcggcaggtgatcaagaccatgctgacccaAAACGAGCTGTTAGAAGTCGTagtagatcggtcaccgggcttttacagccgcctttttcttatggaaaggcatcgggggctggcgcccggtgatagatctctctcccctgaaccgatttgttcgccagactcggttcaagatggagacggcacgttctgtgctggactccatcaggggagaacgacttcatgctttcggtggacctgaaggatgcgtattttcaaatacccatccatcagtcctccagaaagtacctccgcttcatcttcgacgggacggtgtaccaaccttcagggcactttgcttcggtctctcaaccgccccacaggttgttcacgagagtgttcacgctggtgtctgcttgggcccattcgcacgggatacgtcttctgaggtatctcgacgattggctggtcctggcgagctcccgctcgcagttgctgcaggacagggatcgacttctaaagtttgtcgcgatctgggatcgtgataaactacgagaagtccgatctcgaacccaagagCAAGAATGatagtacctgggtatgctgatcgatacggtagcagctcaagtccgccccgcgcagacttgaggatcagcaaattcaggggtgaggcagccggccggttcctgtcggtcggcaggaacaggcagctcagcaatggcaagtcgtgatcggccacctgtcgtcactcgagaagttagttcctcacggacgtcttcacctgcggtctctccagtggagactaagggagagttttGGTCACAGGTacaggatccaccttacttccccgccgtccatcacggagaaggtgaggcaggacctagcctggtggctcgacgacaggaacctcttagaggagtgcccctacgcactccccccccggagatgctgctgttctcagacgcatcgaccgagggatggggcgccacacctggaggagttgctggctgcaggtgtgtgggaccatcacgacaagcaccttcacatcaatgtcctggaactcaaggcggcgttttacgctctccaagagtccaagaccgcttgatgggacactcggtggtgtttgatgtgcgacaacaccacagtagtggcatacgtcaacaagcaggggggcctagtgtctctcccgctacaccagttgactgtgcaggtgcacgagtgggccacggctcactcgatagagctgtcagcacgctacattccaggcaagaggaatgtagtagcggacaagctcagccgtcggatcaggtaatagggaccgagtggtccctacacccagaagtggcggaaaggctcttcaacctgtgggggcgtccggtcatagacctgttcgccacccggcacaacaaaaaaaacttcaagtttttttgctcagccgtgccggacccatgggtcATGGGCGCTgcaggacgctcttcaacaccctgggacaacctcttcgtctacgcctttcctcccttttgtctgattcggaaagtgatcagccgagcgctggtcactcccaatctcaggatgatcctggtggctcccaaacgacctcaagccgtttggtatccggacctgctggctcttcttgcagaagaaccgagagagatgccccactggcacaaccttctagcccagccacacgtagagcataccaccgagcagtccagtccctacaaacttcaacggctggctgttatccaccatctcttgcgaacgagaggcttttctcgcagcgcagcaacagagatggctggacacgtcagacagtcctctgcagtgtgtaccaggggaagtgggccgtcttctgtggttggtgtcgtagacggggtgtctatctcctctcagagccactcttcagcaggtagcggatttcctcgtgtttcttcgccgagagaagctcctctcagtacccacagtttaggatatagagctgcactggcactcgtcctaaaaactgaggggactggacatctcgaactcgttcgagatctccttgctaatgaggagcttcgaaaggtcttgcccaccctagggagctcaggccccctgagtgggatgtgactctcgtccttaggagtttgactcgaagaccattcgagccactccgagagtcgtcagacagggatctgaccctcaagaccctcttcttgctggccctggcattggcgaagagagtagggaacttcatggtctgtccttcaatgttaaacttccaggggctggggatctgtgacgcttgatttcgtcccgaatttcgtagctaagactcagaatccgtcgatccctgacgacaggttcgagtctttcacaatcccctccctaatggatttcaccgacaacgatacggatgagatgctgctttgtcctgtgagggcgctacggcgctatctgaagaaaactcgacacctcaggcctgagtgtcgacgcctcttcgttagcactggggttaccaagaaagaagtatccaagaaccaaaacgctttctttctggctgcgtgaggtgatcaggagagcgtacgaggctgatggtagtgacgacatccgtacgctccgaccgagagcccacgaagtcagaggtattggaccctctttggcgttccgcaagaacttctccgtggcgcaggtcctgaaggcaggtgtctgggccaaccagactaccttcacgtccttctaccttcggatattgcccacaagtccttggatactttttccttgggacctgtggtggctgctcaacacgttgtgtaagcttacccagcacccgagcaggcagaacagcatcgattcctggtgtgactgtaggaatgaatggttgaatgagagtgcgactggcttctcttctccatctttctctctctctctacctgtgggcagagggtcacggtcgtcaccatgctggaaaggaatccgatgcaggtaagctactcaaccgagccccaatctatccctttagttagggatagaagcaaatatcctccactccctccaacaagggggaaggagtggatgcctacttgagacaaacccataactttatgttggctcctgtacaggaacaagttcttgcaatgctggtacgaagagatacgcttgcctctctcttagtacttggctcagaggtctgaccattgatcctgcggtgcacaccccgatcaatcggacagaggtttggatccctcccttgctcttacgaccaggaggcattcaaggttggacgaacaccagtctgttcaccaaaaaagactcagattccacccaccagaagtgagtcttcctattgttaaaggaccgagggtttgtattacgtatcggaacaaatgacaatttgtcgaaaattgcatttttcctaactatacaaacctgaggtcctttacatatagtcccacctcataccacccctcactctgcaactttttgcatgggcctaaagcaaaagtgattcttcaccgcccgggcgcgcggcgcgcgcacgatcggacaagcagttaactaccgttctccccttgttcgaagcttacgaccgtcccagctgccgctagttaccttcctattgttaaaggacctcaggtttgtatagttaggaaaaatgcaattttcgacaaattgtcatttttctcaGGTGGTGGTGGAAACTTCCTCAGGTACGTCTGTGCATCCTATGACGGCTTTGAGACATAATGCTTCAATGGAAACACATTCAGGGTCGTCAGGAATAGTCGATGCAATTGCTCCATCGTCGAGTATAACAGTTCCGATGGTATCAGCAGTCCCGCCTGTCAGTAGAGTAGAAAGTAATCTTCAGTTGGCTATTTCAATGGGTTCCGCCGTCCGTAATTTCCCAGTAAGAGCACTGTTGACTGCAGTGCCAACCAGTATGTTCCCTACCTGTCTAACTTCAGTGATGGGAGTTCTGGTAGTCACTCCAAGTGTATTTTCTCTCATTTGCCCTCTccttcaacctctttctcagcttTTCCAATAGGCTCATCTCTTCCTGTAACTAAGGTGTACGATATTGGTTCGGATTTGGTTTTGGGTTATTTGGGAGTAAACACTCCCCCTCCATTTAGCAGTGTGTCTTCTGCTCCGGATTTCCGTCCAGGTGGGTTGGTGATCCATCCTGGGTCAGTTGGGTCAGGTATATTGCAGCTTCTCAGCTCTTAGGTGCTGGTTTGATTCATCCAGGTATGTTAGGTTCAGGCATTTCATCATCGTCTTCGAGCAGTAGTGTGTTTGCACAGCCGGGTGGGTACAGTTTGCTCAGTGGTTGCATCATCGTCATTGTATGGTGTGGGATTACCTAACCCAGCACCTTTAAGCCAGGTGTTCTGATTCCAGGGAGGTTGGGTACTGGGATGGCTCATTCAGTTGTTCAGAATACTGCTGCAGGCATTGTGTCATCGTATCTTCATGGTGTGGGTCTTACTCAACCAATTGCAGTTGGCTCAGGTATGAGCCGAGGTACGCTGGGCGGATCGTTGGCGCATAAAGAGGTGGATGAGTCCGGTGCTTCAGGTGTAGTTTTTTCAGGTGTTTGTCCTGTCTCCATTCCTGCTTTGATTCAGTTGGACCAGTCTGATAGGGAATTCTCCTTGGAAGAAGAGCTGGTCCCTGAGTTTGGTTTTTCTCAGGCTAATGAAAGTGAATACAGGCGGATGGCGGAATTCATCCATCTACTTTATCCGCAGTCAAAGGCTCTGGAGGAATCTATTCCGCCAAATCAGGCGATGTTTAAGATGTGTTCAACCAAGCCTTCTGTTCTTCAGACTTCTAGTAAATTGGTCCAGTTTGGTCGGGTTGGGCAGGCAGACACTAGGTTGGGAGCTCTCATGTTCGGGTTGACAGGATTGACCTTGCTTCCTAATCTGAAGGGGTTTTATGAGTAGCGGGTAACCCTTCTTCGGGTACCAGAGTTCCTTTCAACGAATCAGCGGAGACGCTTCTGTCTAGGGTTCCTTCTTCAAATAGGTCAATTGCGGTCTTTTTACATGAAGCAGGTATGGAGGATACCTTCCGAAATCAATGGGAGGCTATGTCACATTAGATGTGGATGTTGTCAGGTTTAATGGGTTTTCTGAAACAGGATGGTTTTGTTTCCTTCAGATCCAGTTTTGTTCAAACGACCTTATCACCTCAGTCTCTATGGGTTTAGCTCACCAAGCTGAGATTTTTTGCTGGATGCACAACTTTCATTGGTAAGAAGAGGAGGTATTTAATTTTGAACAATCTTCCTCCGCATTTTCTAGATATTCACGAGAGGGTTCTGTTTAGGGACCCTCTGGCACTCTTCAACAGCTTATTCAGAGAGTAGAACGTGTCGACTGGTAAATTTCATCTCATCGGCGTCGGCTGTAGAGTCGCAACAAACCATGGTACATGTTGCGGCTCAAAGATCAAGCTCCCCAAAGGTTCGAGAATGGCATCCCCAGGCAAGTTTCCACTTCCAAGTCCCCAGTAAAATTGCCAAAGAAGGTTCGCTTCTCGTCTAAAGGGTCGTATACATGTCCCTTCTTCTAAAACTGGCTATTTGAAAAGAACGGATTTTTGAATAGTATAGGATTATGTTGCCCTCGTGCCTGTACTGGTTGGAGGTTGTCCTTGCTCCGCTTCTTGGAGATCTGGAAGGAGGTGCAGAGTTGGGTAGTGGAGGTGTTGAAGAATGGGTACAGATTCTCTTTCCATTCTCATCCTCCTCTGCCTGACTCTCCACTATACCTTCCCAG of Macrobrachium nipponense isolate FS-2020 chromosome 33, ASM1510439v2, whole genome shotgun sequence contains these proteins:
- the LOC135202859 gene encoding bifunctional coenzyme A synthase-like; this translates as MGSLTGLLILTQPVRRIVSTLPQVLKAASQHVNQTLYVHLDPLAQAKTLGAKQQLSLCSHIITSLYSQSSSQCHGLDVRVLMAGFKGTSEVPLRTKCEIDIVLFDQLKEGSEKTDIEKRYKSFLLRCKSEKIILFDNLEGSESQPPENVVNEEANNVYSNVVLGGTFDCIHDGHKILLSEALLRCTKRLTVGVADGPLLKNKTLKELIEPCEVRINNVKDLLNDLDPSVEYSIVQILDPMGPAGWDKSLEMIVVSEETKKGITLINNARQESGLNLLDGYIICLVNDKCRASDEEEMKLSASSMRMRLLGTILKPVESNYAIPHSPYVIGLTGGSASGKSSVAKRFAKLGAGVVDCDKLGHEAYLKGSKCYKDLIEAYGSEVVGKDGQIDRRVLGSKVFNDKSALEQLNSIVWPEIARLAKERIDTFSREGIKVVILDAAVLLEADWDKFCHQIGLNMDKLHEKTPSSNVSTPPLPAASSEQVTGVDVSAHRSSSTCKWRMSTLKYD